The following are encoded together in the Pseudomonas sediminis genome:
- a CDS encoding LasR-specific antiactivator QslA, whose translation MSKGVMTCLPSQDGHPGVEIIWAADCREAFNQGARLAQSWLDNARSGWLWAVMIAERDLLPRAIERRAFEVGFLSRLHQRICSHRCCGPSASPLSLEL comes from the coding sequence ATGAGCAAAGGCGTAATGACCTGCCTTCCATCGCAGGACGGCCATCCAGGCGTGGAGATCATCTGGGCCGCCGACTGTAGAGAGGCATTCAACCAGGGCGCCAGGCTGGCCCAGAGTTGGCTTGACAATGCTCGCAGCGGCTGGCTCTGGGCAGTGATGATCGCCGAGCGCGACTTACTGCCACGCGCAATAGAACGGAGAGCATTCGAAGTGGGCTTCCTCAGCCGCCTCCACCAGCGCATATGCTCACACAGATGCTGTGGTCCATCGGCCAGCCCCCTTTCCCTGGAGCTGTAA